A single region of the Brassica rapa cultivar Chiifu-401-42 chromosome A03, CAAS_Brap_v3.01, whole genome shotgun sequence genome encodes:
- the LOC103858050 gene encoding ras-related protein RABA5c, translating into MSDDEGGEEYLFKIVIIGDSAVGKSNLLTRYARNEFNPNSKATIGVEFQTQSMVIDGKEVKAQIWDTAGQERFRAVTSAYYRGAVGALVVYDITRSSTFENVGRWLDELNTHSDTTVAKMLIGNKCDLESIRAVSVEEGKGLAESQGLFFMETSALGSTNVKTAFEMVIREIYSNISRKQLNSDSYKEELTVNRVSLVKSENEGTKTFSCCSS; encoded by the exons ATGTCTGACGACGAGGGAGGTGAAGAGTACCTCTTCAAGATCGTCATCATCGGAGACTCCGCCGTCGGCAAATCCAATCTCCTCACCCGCTACGCTCGCAACGAGTTCAACCCCAACTCAAAAGCCACCATAGGCGTCGAGTTTCAGACACAGAGCATGGTCATCGACGGCAAGGAGGTCAAAGCTCAGATATGGGATACCGCCGGTCAAGAACGCTTCCGCGCCGTCACTTCCGCTTATTACCGTGGCGCTGTCGGGGCACTCGTCGTCTACGACATCACTCGCAGCTCCACGTTCGAGAACGTTGGTCGCTGGCTCGATGAACTCAACA CTCACTCTGATACAACAGTAGCGAAGATGCTTATTGGTAACAAGTGTGATCTCGAGAGCATTAGAGCAGTGAGTGTTGAGGAAGGTAAAGGTCTTGCGGAGTCTCAAGGTTTGTTTTTCATGGAGACATCAGCGCTTGGCTCGACCAATGTGAAGACGGCTTTTGAGATGGTTATCCGTGAGATCTATAGTAACATCAGTAGGAAGCAGCTTAACTCTGATTCTTACAAAGAGGAACTAACTGTGAATCGGGTTAGTTTGGTCAAGAGCGAGAACGAAGGGACAAAGACGTTTAGTTGCTGTTCGAGTTAA
- the LOC103858051 gene encoding transcription factor bHLH129 has product MEEGTGFPLGRPNGRYGGGGERVPSRLKSELRFSGGGSNSHQEHNSEVEGPSAINGVASTSMSFGNDHDNWDNSPSHISFTIDEPGKRSKTTDFFTLETPFSMPQTSLEMESLINIPEDSVPWKVRAKRGCATHPRSIAERERRTRISGKLKKLQELVPNMEKQTSYADMLDLAVEHIKGLQHHIESLEKGIERCTCGACKKR; this is encoded by the exons ATGGAAGAGGGGACTGGTTTTCCTCTAGGGCGGCCAAACGGAAGATACGGCGGAGGAGGTGAGCGAGTGCCGTCAAGGTTGAAGTCGGAGCTGAGATTTTCCGGCGGGGGAAGTAATAGCCATCAAGAACATAACTCGGAGGTGGAAGGGCCTTCGGCTATAAACGGTGTCGCATCGACGAGTATGAGTTTTGGAAATGATCATGATAACTGGGACAACTCGCCTTCTCATATCAGTTTCACCATTGATGAACCCGGAAAACGGTCCAAGACCACCGACTTTTTCACCTTAGAAACTCCG TTTAGCATGCCACAAACGTCACTGGAGATGGAGAGTTTGATAAACATCCCAGAGGATTCGGTACCTTGGAAGGTTAGGGCCAAGCGTGGCTGTGCTACTCACCCGCGCAGCATCGCTGAAAGG GAGAGAAGAACGAGAATAAGTGGGAAGCTGAAGAAGCTACAAGAACTTGTGCCCAATATGGAAAAG CAAACGAGCTATGCAGACATGTTGGATTTGGCTGTTGAGCATATCAAAGGTCTTCAACACCATATAGAG TCGCTGGAAAAGGGGATAGAGAGATGCACTTGCGGGGCATGCAAGAAGCGATGA